One window of Medicago truncatula cultivar Jemalong A17 chromosome 2, MtrunA17r5.0-ANR, whole genome shotgun sequence genomic DNA carries:
- the LOC120578069 gene encoding protein FAR-RED IMPAIRED RESPONSE 1-like, protein MEPIDENEEHVINETVNSDSYVGDLDANNFEQPSLGMEFESQEDAYSFYVRYAKCVGFGVSIKSSRRSKISRQFIDVKYACTRYGKKRESTAQNPRPCLKVECEAGLHIKRRCDGKWVVHGFIKDHNHELFPTYAHYFPCHRTINKAQQNCIETLQHVGVRTSKIFATMAKQHGRYEKVGCLEKDVRNYLDKDRRLNLESGDAKAML, encoded by the coding sequence ATGGAACCCATTGATGAAAACGAAGAGCATGTTATAAATGAGACCGTCAATAGTGATTCATATGTTGGTGATTTAGATGCTAACAATTTTGAACAACCTTCTCTTGGAATGGAATTTGAGTCACAGGAAGATGCTTATTCTTTCTATGTTCGATATGCTAAATGTGTCGGATTTGGTGTATCCATTAAAAGCAGTCGCCGTTCAAAAATTTCTAGACAATTTATTGATGTGAAATATGCTTGCACAAGATATGGGAAAAAACGAGAGTCGACCGCACAAAATCCACGTCCTTGTTTGAAGGTGGAATGTGAGGCTGGCTTACATATTAAAAGAAGATGTGATGGAAAATGGGTGGTCCATGGCTTCATCAAAGATCACAATCATGAACTTTTTCCAACATATGCACATTATTTTCCATGCCATAGAACAATCAATAAAGCTCAACAGAATTGTATTGAAACTTTGCAACATGTTGGAGTGAGAACAAGCAAAATCTTTGCCACAATGGCCAAACAACACGGAAGATATGAGAAAGTTGGTTGCTTGGAGAAAGATGTTAGAAATTATTTAGATAAGGACCGTCGTTTGAATTTAGAATCAGGAGATGCAAAGGCAATGCTGTAG
- the LOC112419409 gene encoding protein FAR-RED IMPAIRED RESPONSE 1-like, which produces MQEENSRFFYAFDLDDDGRVKNVFWVDGKGRDDYKVFGDVISFDTTYITNKYKMPFAPFIGVNNHFQSRLLGCALLANETSESFKWLMKTWLKAMGGKPPNAMITDQDRAMKVAIEEVFPNTQHRFCLWHILRKVPEKLGHVIRNNEDFMGYFDACIYKSLSIQQFEVNWAEMVEKFQLSNSEDGWIQSLYEERKHWVPVYMKDTFFGGMSTTQRSESINSFFDKYVGKKTTLKEFVEKYEVALQDREEAEMHADFNTWHKQPVLKTPSPFEKQMSMIYTHEVFKKFQVEIMGLSGCHLKKRNEDSQLTSFTIFDFGNREEFVVEWDASKEKISCICCLFEYNGYLCRHSLMALQYSGIFAVPSHYILKRWTKDIRSRHHKRKVNEDICSKKERYDRLYPKASQLLEEGSLTNESYNFACHALEEALKQCAFLNRSLKNSQENSRKSTLLDKKLLDPQDSKTKGAPKKNKERH; this is translated from the coding sequence ATGCAAGAAGAAAATTCAAGATTCTTTTATGCATTTGATTTGGATGATGATGGTCGtgtaaaaaatgtattttgggTGGATGGAAAGGGTAGAGATGATTATAAAGTGTTTGGAGATGTGATTTCCTTTGATACTACATATAtcacaaacaaatataaaatgcCATTTGCTCCATTCATTGGTGTGAATAATCACTTTCAGTCAAGATTACTCGGTTGTGCATTACTAGCAAATGAGACCTCTGAGAGTTTCAAATGGTTGATGAAAACATGGCTTAAGGCAATGGGTGGGAAACCTCCAAATGCAATGATAACTGACCAAGACAGAGCAATGAAAGTGGCTATTGAAGAGGTATTTCCAAATACCCAACATCGTTTTTGTCTTTGGCATATACTTAGAAAGGTGCCTGAGAAGCTTGGTCATGTAATAAGAAATAATGAAGATTTCATGGGATATTTTGATGCATGCATATACAAGTCTCTGTCAATACAACAGTTTGAAGTTAATTGGGCAGAAATGGTAGAGAAATTTCAACTATCAAACTCAGAGGATGGGTGGATTCAGTCTTTATATGAAGAACGTAAACATTGGGTTCCTGTTTACATGAAAGATACCTTTTTCGGTGGCATGTCAACAACTCAAAGATCAGAGAGCATCAactctttttttgacaaatatgtaGGCAAGAAAACTACATTGAAAgaatttgttgaaaaatatgaaGTTGCTTTGCAAGATAGGGAAGAAGCAGAAATGCATGCTGATTTTAATACATGGCATAAACAACCAGTTCTTAAAACTCCATCACCTTTTGAGAAGCAAATGTCAATGATTTATACGCATGAAGTATTCAAAAAGTTCCAAGTTGAAATTATGGGATTATCTGGATGTCATCTTAAGAAAAGGAATGAAGATAGTCAGCTCACCTCTTTTACAATATTCGACTTTGGAAATAGGGAAGAATTTGTTGTAGAGTGGGATGCATCGAAAGAGAAAATTTCTTGcatatgttgtttgtttgagtaTAATGGGTATCTTTGTAGACATTCATTGATGGCCCTCCAATATAGTGGTATCTTTGCTGTCCCATCACACTACATATTGAAAAGATGGACAAAGGATATCAGAAGTCGGCATCATAAAAGAAAAGTTAATGAAGATATTTGTTCGAAGAAAGAGAGATATGATCGTTTGTATCCAAAGGCCTCTCAATTGTTGGAGGAAGGATCATTAACTAATGAGAGTTATAACTTTGCATGTCATGCACTGGAAGAGGCCTTGAAACAATGTGCATTCCTTAACCGATCCTTAAAAAATAGCCAAGAAAATAGCAGGAAGAGCACTTTGCTTGACAAGAAACTACTTGATCCTCAAGATTCAAAAACAAAAGGGGCACCGAAAAAGAATAAAGAGCGGCATTGA